The genomic segment AGCCGGGGAGTTTCGGCAAGAGCAGAGCATTACGGCCCCGCTGGGCGAGCTTCGCCGGCGCGCGGGATTGTGGAGCGCTGAACTGTTGCATCTGGCAGGTATTGATCTCCTGGAGCAATCTCAGGAATAGTGCGCCAGGTGCGTCGCAGCCCGTACCGTCGGATTCGCCACCAGACGCCGACGGGATAACCAGCCATCTTCGCCACGTCGCCGACGGCGCGTAACACGGGCACGAGCAGAGCTGCCAGCATGCGCTCTCTCGGACGCAGGGCTGAGCGACGACGCCAGAGCCGCTGCCAGGGTCGGCGGAGGTAACTGAGCGCGGCGAGAAAGACGGCGAGGCGCACGACAGGATGCCGCCCCCAGATGAGGACTGGCCCGACACTGCCATAGACGGCATAGCGGATCAGGTGACGAAGGGTGAATAGTCCAGCCTTGCCGTCACCCCGCGCATAGTGCCAGTACTGCCACCAGAACGCGCTGAGCGAGGTACGCGGGCGATAGGCGACGACGGCATCACGCGCAAGCTGAAAACGGGCACCGGCCCGCTTGAGGCGCAGATCGAAGACGACATCCTCGCAGTAGTCGAGCCACTCGGGATAGCGCACGCCAGCCAGGAACCAGCTTCGCCGATAGGCGACAGAGCGGCTCGAGGGCAAGAAGCCTTCAGCCCGAATTTCCTCTGGATCAGGCAGGGTGACGGCAGCCAGGGCATGCTCAAAGAGCGTCTGCGGCGCAGGGCGAAACACGCCAGCGACGACATCAGGCTGCTCGGCTGGCGGTGCGGTGAACGGGGCAACGAGGCGCTCGAGCCAGTCGGGCGCGAGCACTACGCCCCCATCGGTGACGGCCACAATGTCGCCGCGGGCGAGCGCAAGCGCGCGGTTCCTGCCCTGGCTAATGCTGGCACCGGGGAAGACATCGATGACGAGTGGCAGTCGGTCACGCCAGCGCTCGAGGATGGCGAGCGTGTCGTCGGTTGAGCCGCCGTCGACGATGACCACTTCATCAGGCAGAACCGTCTGGTCGGCAATTGAGGCCAACAATGCAGGCAACGTCGCTGCTTCATTCTTAACGGTCAGCACGAGGCTGACGCGTGGACGGGCGTTCCCAAGCACCGGGCGACTCCTGCTCAAAGGCAGCAAGCAAAGCATCCTGTCGAGCGAGCATCCGCGCCCGCTCTGCTTCCGTCTGGTCATCATATCCGGCCAGGTGCAAGAGGCCATGGAGGGCAAGATAGGCAATTTCGCGGCCAGGTGAATGCCCTGCTTCCGCTGCTTGCACCGCGGCGGTGTCAGCTGAGACAGCAATATCCCCGAGATATGGGGGATCATTGGGAAACGTGAGGACGTCGGTTGGGCCAGCAATACCCTGGTAACGTTCGTGGAGGGCAGCAATTTCGTCGTCACGGCACACCCAGACACTGAGCGCACCATCGAGCCCTTCCTGCTGTGCGGCATACCGTAAGAGATCGGCTAGCCGCCGGCGATTCACGGGCGTTGCCCCTGGGCTGAGCTGGATCGTCACTCGCAGCGCCATCGTCGTCAGGCCGTCTGTCCAGCGACTGGCGCCGGCGCCAGGTTCCCATCGTCAGCAGCGACTGCCGGACGCGGCGTTTCGGGGTATTCAATGCGCGGATGGTAGATGCCCTCGAGAATTGTCAGGAAGACGCGGCGAATCTCGCCAAGCTCTCGCAGCGTCAAGTCGCATTCGTCGAGCTGACCATCTTCAAGCCGCTCGTGGATGACGCGGTCGACAATCTCTTCGAGCGCAGTGCTGCGTCGGCCATTGGCGTCGCCCTCGTACAACTTGCCAGACTGCGCAGCTGCCCGCACTGCTGCTTCCACGCCATCGGCAAGCATGATAATTGCGGCCTCCTTCGTCTGGGGCTTCGGACCAGGATAGCGAAACGCCGCTTCATCGACCGGCTCACCAGCGGCCAACGCTTTGGAGTAGAAGTATTTGATCAGCATCGTGCCATGGTGCTGCTCGATCATTTCGACAATTGGCCGGGGCAACCGAGCCTTCTTGGCAAGGCGTACGCCGTCAGTGACGTGCGCCTTGATGAGCTGCGCACTCGTGAGTGGATCGAGTGTATCGTGGACATTGGCGCGGTTCGCTTGATTTTCGACGAAGAAACTTGGGCGCAAGACTTTGCCAATATCATGATAGAGCACGCCGACACGGGTGAGCAGCGGATCGGCGCCAATGGCCTCGGCAGCGGCCTCGGCCAGGTTCCCGACAACGAGGCTGTGATGATAGGTACCGGGCGCTTCACGCACGAGGCGGCTCAGCAGCGGCTGGTTGGGGTGGGCAAGCTCGAGCAGTTGCAGATGGGTGGTGATGCCGAGTAAGCGGCCAAGCAGGCTGAACGACAGGAAGCAGAGGCTTGCTGAGAGGGCGCCGTTGATGCCACCTTCAACGACGAGCATCAGCGCTTGGGAAGGCGTCAACGACCGGTCAATGAGTGCAAAGAGGATTGACAAGACGGCAGCCGTGCCACCAACGGCGAGCACGCTCCACAGAAACGTGAGTGCACGTTCAGCTCGCCAGATCACGAGCGCACCGACGAGGCTCGTCAGCGCCGTGAGCAGCACGACCTCGTACGAGAGGCCAGCAATGGCGCCGAGGTAGAGGCCGGTGAAGGTGCCGGTGATCGCGGCAACGCGGACGTCGAGGAGGATGGCAAGCAGCATAATGGCGCCAGCGGCGGGGAAGAGCGGGCGCACCGCGGGGTTCATGAAGACAAAGCGGCCAACGGCGACGACGCTGAGCACCATCGCGCCGATGAGGAGGAACTGCCGGGCTTGACGGGTTGGCTGCAGGAAGCGGTAGAGCGTCACGGTAAAGATGGCCGTGATGACCACCAGCAATCCGCTCAGTCCAACAAAGCGCTCCCACGTTAGCCGCGGCGCAAGCAGGCCGAAGTACTCAAGCTTCTCCAGTATTTCTGGGGTGATGACATCGCCATCACGAACGATGACCTGGCCAGCCTGCACAGTGACGTAGACCGGCTGGACCTGAGCCGCGGCTGCCTCGCGGGCGGCCTTGGTGCGCTCCTCATCGACCTGGACGTTTGCGCGGATGAACGGCCGTGCCAGGTCGATGGCGAGGCGTGCTTCATTCGGGCTGAGGCTCGGATTGACGCGCAGGAAGAGCGATTCTTTGACCGACGCAACGTCTTCAGGTCGTACGGTGTCGGCCATAACGAGCGA from the Thermorudis peleae genome contains:
- a CDS encoding glycosyltransferase, encoding MLGNARPRVSLVLTVKNEAATLPALLASIADQTVLPDEVVIVDGGSTDDTLAILERWRDRLPLVIDVFPGASISQGRNRALALARGDIVAVTDGGVVLAPDWLERLVAPFTAPPAEQPDVVAGVFRPAPQTLFEHALAAVTLPDPEEIRAEGFLPSSRSVAYRRSWFLAGVRYPEWLDYCEDVVFDLRLKRAGARFQLARDAVVAYRPRTSLSAFWWQYWHYARGDGKAGLFTLRHLIRYAVYGSVGPVLIWGRHPVVRLAVFLAALSYLRRPWQRLWRRRSALRPRERMLAALLVPVLRAVGDVAKMAGYPVGVWWRIRRYGLRRTWRTIPEIAPGDQYLPDATVQRSTIPRAGEARPAGP
- the ybeY gene encoding rRNA maturation RNase YbeY, whose product is MTIQLSPGATPVNRRRLADLLRYAAQQEGLDGALSVWVCRDDEIAALHERYQGIAGPTDVLTFPNDPPYLGDIAVSADTAAVQAAEAGHSPGREIAYLALHGLLHLAGYDDQTEAERARMLARQDALLAAFEQESPGAWERPSTRQPRADR
- a CDS encoding HD family phosphohydrolase, whose product is MWRVLRAKGKQSSRLARAWGRLRRSGLWHRPALVPTAFGVALSTGLLALLALTWATDTLNWRVGQIADKTIKAPRTATFESKLLTAQRRKEAYDDARNVVLVRDPAVGTTQLDALNRLLAQLDAIRADHAQPPNVAAQKAQAALDGLSAEDAQLLVTMNDQSWGRVETEARRLLSLVMADTVRPEDVASVKESLFLRVNPSLSPNEARLAIDLARPFIRANVQVDEERTKAAREAAAAQVQPVYVTVQAGQVIVRDGDVITPEILEKLEYFGLLAPRLTWERFVGLSGLLVVITAIFTVTLYRFLQPTRQARQFLLIGAMVLSVVAVGRFVFMNPAVRPLFPAAGAIMLLAILLDVRVAAITGTFTGLYLGAIAGLSYEVVLLTALTSLVGALVIWRAERALTFLWSVLAVGGTAAVLSILFALIDRSLTPSQALMLVVEGGINGALSASLCFLSFSLLGRLLGITTHLQLLELAHPNQPLLSRLVREAPGTYHHSLVVGNLAEAAAEAIGADPLLTRVGVLYHDIGKVLRPSFFVENQANRANVHDTLDPLTSAQLIKAHVTDGVRLAKKARLPRPIVEMIEQHHGTMLIKYFYSKALAAGEPVDEAAFRYPGPKPQTKEAAIIMLADGVEAAVRAAAQSGKLYEGDANGRRSTALEEIVDRVIHERLEDGQLDECDLTLRELGEIRRVFLTILEGIYHPRIEYPETPRPAVAADDGNLAPAPVAGQTA